Sequence from the Acidobacteriota bacterium genome:
CGAATCGCGCCGTGCCCGACGAGCGGCGCCACGTTGACGCCGGTACCGAGCGTGGCCAGTCGCGCCCGTTGCGCGGCGATGTCGACCGGTCCCCCGCCGTCGGGGTTGATCACGATGGTCGTCACGCCCTGCGCGAGCAGCGCCTCCGCGGTGTGCAAGCCCCTGCGCGCCAGACTCTCGGCCGCATGCGAGTGCGTGTCGATGAAACCGGGCGCGACGACGCGCCCTGTTGCGTCGAGCCTGCGGAGGGCAGTCCAGCCGGACAGATCGCCGACGGCGACGATCCGGTCGCCGACGACAGCCACGTCCGCGACGACGGGCGCGCGTTGCAGCGTGCCGTCGTGGACGAGCCCGCCTCGAATCAGGAGGTCTGCCGCACGCCCCTGTCGCACGCGCGCCGACGATGGCCGCGCCGCGCCGCCCAGCAGCGCCGCCGTTCCGGCGGTCGCGAGAAATCGTCTGCGATTCACCTCGCGAGTGTACTGTGAGACGATGCCGGGAGGGACATTCGAGAGCGACGTTCCGGCGAGGAGGCCGCGCATGGTGGACGTGAAGAAGTGGGGACGAGGACGCAGCGACGGGCACTATCCGGTCGACGCCTTCGGAGAAGGGTTGTCGGAGGACGCGCCGCACAGCGGGGCGTGGCTCGGCGAACGACCTGGCCTCGACGCCAACGGCCAGGCCCAGACGCTGACGTGGATCGGCATCAGTCTGGTCGGGATCGGCGTCGGCATCCTGCTCACGCGGGCGCTCATGGGTCATGACGATGTGGAACGGATGCGCGGCTGGCTGACGGCACCAGACCAATCCTTCCCGGCAAGCGACCCGCCGTCGTTCAGTCCCACGACCGCCAGCCTCGGCTGAGCGTGAATTTCCTCGCTCACTTCCTCCTCTCGAACGACGAGGACGACCTTCGCCTCGGCAACCTGCTGGGCGACGTCGTGAAGGGCCGCGTGGAGCGGTACGCGTATCCGGGCGTGACCGAGCGCCTGCGGACCGGCATCCGCCTCCATCGCACCATCGACTCCTACGGCGACGTGCATCCCGTCGTCAGGCGCACGAAGCAGCGCATCGCGGGTCGCTACGGGCGGCTGTCTGGCGTGATCGTCGACATCTACTACGACCACGTGCTGGCGCGCGAATGGACGTCGCACGCCGATGGCCCTCTCGACGCCTTCGCACGCGATGTCTATCGCACGTTGCTGACCAACACCGATCGCCTGCCGCCCGACGTCCATCCCCTGGTCCTGACGATGACTGGTAAGGACTGGCTGACAGGTTACGCCGACCGCGACTACGTGGCCCGCGTGCTGCGCGCGATGGCCCGGCGCAACCCCGTCGCGTCGGGCATCGGCACGGCCGGCGAGGAACTGCGTCGCGACTACGACGCCATCGCCGCCGACTTCGCCGAGTTCTTCCCTGATCTGCAGCGCCACTGCCAGGACTTCCTGGACCAGTCCGACTCGACGCCCGCCTCGCCGTAACGGCGCCGACGCGCGTCAGGTTCGACGGCAAATCCCCACGACGAGTCACGCCGCGATAGCCCGATCGGACTACAACATCCATGTCCTTCGGCTGCTACCATGCGACGACTCCCATGCGCTGCCTTGTCTGCTGCGTGCTCGTGCTGCTGTCGCCTGTGCGCGACGCGTCGGCGCTCAATGAACACAGGGCGCTGAGCCAGTTCGGCCATCGCGTGTGGACGCGCGACCAGGGACTGCCGCAGGACTCCATCCGGTCGATCGCGCAGGCAGCGGACGGCGCGCTCTGGGTGGGCACCGAGGAAGGGCTCGTGCGCTTCGACGGCCTCGAGTTCACGTCCTTCGGTCGCGCCGCCGATGGCCTGGCCAACGCGACGATCTCGGCGTTGCTCGGCAGTCGTGACGGTGCGGTGTACGTCGGGACGCATCTCGGACTCTTCCGGTATCGCGACCGCCAGTTCCACAGCTTCTCGGCGGCTGGTGTCACCGGGCGCGTGGGCGCCATCGTGGAAGACCGCGCGGGCGTCGTCTGGTTCATCGAAGACTGGCAATTGCGCGCCATCCGCGGCGACGCGGTGGACGCGCTTGGTGTCGCACACGGGATCACGGCGGACGGCATCCGTCATCTCAGGCTGACGACTGACGGGCAGTTGCTCGTCGTCGACACGAAGGAGAAGGCCTTCGTCTGGCGCGGCACCAGGTTCGAGCCTGTGCCGCCGGCGGCGACAACGCGTGAGCACTCGGCCATCGGGACGGGCACCCCGCGCGCCTGGGTCTGGGAGCGCGACCGGCTTCGAGGCCTGCCGTCCTCGGGGACGGGCGACGCCGTGGAACTGACGATCCCGTTCCCGAGCGTGCGCGCGGCCCTCCAGGACCGTGACGGCGGCCTCTGGATCGGCACGGGTGAAGGCCTGCTCCGCAGTGTGGGTGCGACGCTGGAGCGCGTCAGCGCCCCCAATTTCTCGGCGCAATCGGTGGTCTGGCAGCTTTTCGAAGATCGCGACGGGACGTTGTGGGTCGGGACCAACGCCGGGCTGCACGAGTTCCGCGATCTGCGGGTCGCCGTCTTCGGAAGCAGCGAGGGGTTTCCGAGCGACCAGCCGACGGTCGTCCACCAGCACGTCGACGGCGCATTGTGGATCGGCTTCGAGAACGCCGGCATCGTGCGCGTGCATGACGGACGGCGCGACTCCATCACCGAGCGCGACGGCCTGCCGGCCGACAAGGTCTTCAGCATCCGGTCATCGACACGCGGTGACGTGCTCGTGGCCACGGCGCGCGGCCTGGCCCGGTTTCCCGGGGGGCGGCCGACAGGCGTGCAAACGGAGTTCACGGTCGACGGCGCAAGCGTGTTCGATGTCGTCGAGGACGCCGGAGACCGCCGCTGGATGGCCACCTCGCGTGGCGTATTCCTCGCCGATGCGGCAGGGACGCGCCGGGTGCTGCCGGAACTGACCGCCGCGTCCGCGCTCGCGACGACGCTGGCCCTGTCGCCGGACGGCACGTTGTGGGTCGGCACGCACTCCACCGGCATCTGGCGATATCGCAACGGTGCGGTGACGCAATTCACGACGCGCGAAGGGCTGCCTGGCAACGCGATCCGCGCGCTCCACCTCGACGATCAGGGCGTGCTCTGGATCGGTTCGCTCGGCGGTGGGCTGGGCTGGTGGCGCGATGGCACCTTCGGCACGCTGGATCTCGATGATGGCGGTGCCAACGTCGGCCAACTCGTCCCCGGCGGCGACGGCACGCTGTGGGTCGGGACGAGCACCGGGATCGTGCAGGTGGACCGCGCCGTCGCGCTGACTCGGGGCGCCGACGCGAAACGCGTTGTCCTCTCGGGAGCGGCCGACGGCCTGCGCTCATCGCAATGCGCCCCCGCGTTCCCGACGGCGCGCGGCGGCACCGTCGACCGGAACGGG
This genomic interval carries:
- a CDS encoding DUF479 domain-containing protein, whose product is MNFLAHFLLSNDEDDLRLGNLLGDVVKGRVERYAYPGVTERLRTGIRLHRTIDSYGDVHPVVRRTKQRIAGRYGRLSGVIVDIYYDHVLAREWTSHADGPLDAFARDVYRTLLTNTDRLPPDVHPLVLTMTGKDWLTGYADRDYVARVLRAMARRNPVASGIGTAGEELRRDYDAIAADFAEFFPDLQRHCQDFLDQSDSTPASP